A genomic segment from Aegilops tauschii subsp. strangulata cultivar AL8/78 chromosome 1, Aet v6.0, whole genome shotgun sequence encodes:
- the LOC109739452 gene encoding monosaccharide-sensing protein 2 — MSGAVLVAIAASIGNLLQGWDNATIAGAVLYIKKEFSLETQPLIEGLIVAMSLIGATVITTFSGAVADAVGRRPLLIASSVLYFVSGLVMLWAPNVYVLLLARLIDGFGIGLAVTLVPLYISETAPTDIRGLLNTLPQFSGSGGMFLSYCMVFTMSLMPQPDWRIMLGVLSIPSLMYFALTVFYLPESPRWLVSKGRMAEAKRVLQGLRGREDVSGEMALLVEGLGVGKDTHFEEYIIGPDDELADDGLAPDEEKLKLYGAEEGVSWIARPVRGGGQSALGSALGLMSRHGSMVSQGKSLVDPLVTLFGSVHEKMPEVMGSMRSTLFPNFGSMFSVAEQQQAKADWDAESHRDDEDYASDHGADDIEDSLNSPLISRQATSVEGKEIAAPHGSIMGGVGRSSSMQGGEAVSSMGIGGGWQLAWKWTEREGADGQKEGGFQRIYLHEEGVSGDRRGSILSMPGGDIPPGGEYIQAAALVSQPALYSKDLIEQQLAGPAMVHPSEAVAKGTKWAELFEPGVKHALFVGIGLQILQQFAGINGVLYYTPQILEQAGVGVLLSNIGLSSSSASILISALTTLLMLPSIGIAMRLMDMSGRRFLLLSTIPVLIVALAVLVLVNVLDVGTMVHAALSTISVIIYFCFFVMGFGPIPNILCAEIFPTSVRGICIAICALTFWIGDIIVTYTLPVMLNAIGLAGVFGIYAIVCILAFVFVYMKVPETKGMPLEVITEFFSVGAKQGKEATD, encoded by the exons ATGTCGGGCGCCGTGCTGGTCGCCATAGCGGCGTCCATCGGGAACCTGCTGCAGGGGTGGGATAATGCGACCATTGCAG GTGCCGTCCTGTACATAAAGAAGGAGTTCAGCTTGGAGACCCAGCCCTTGATCGAGGGCCTCATCGTGGCCATGTCGCTCATCGGGGCGACGGTTATCACCACGTTCTCGGGGGCGGTGGCTGATGCTGTTGGCAGGCGGCCCCTGCTGATCGCCTCGTCTGTCCTCTACTTTGTCAGTGGCCTGGTGATGCTCTGGGCGCCCAACGTCTATGTGTTGCTCTTGGCCAGGCTCATCGACGGGTTCGGTATCGGTTTGGCTGTCACCCTTGTCCCTCTTTACATTTCGGAGACCGCCCCGACTGACATTAGAGGGCTGCTGAACACGCTGCCGCAGTTCAGTGGTTCAGGAGGGATGTTCCTTTCTTACTGCATGGTGTTCACCATGTCGCTCATGCCACAGCCTGACTGGAGAATCATGCTTGGGGTTTTGTCGATCCCGTCGCTTATGTACTTTGCATTGACTGTCTTCTATTTGCCCGAGTCGCCGAGATGGCTTGTGAGCAAAGGAAGAATGGCTGAGGCCAAGCGAGTGTTGCAAGGACTGCGGGGAAGGGAAGATGTCTCAG GAGAAATGGCCCTTCTTGTTGAAGGATTGGGTGTTGGGAAAGACACACATTTTGAGGAATACATAATTGGGCCTGATGATGAGCTTGCTGATGACGGGCTGGCTCCAGATGAAGAGAAGTTGAAGCTGTACGGAGCTGAAGAAGGGGTATCTTGGATCGCCCGTCCTGttaggggcggcggccaaagtgCACTTGGAAGCGCCTTGGGTCTCATGTCTCGTCATGGGAGTATGGTTAGTCAGGGTAAATCTCTCGTGGACCCACTTGTCACTCTCTTCGGAAGTGTCCATGAGAAGATGCCTGAGGTAATGGGGAGCATGCGCAGCACATTGTTTCCTAACTTTGGCAGCATGTTTAGCGTGGCGGAACAGCAGCAGGCTAAAGCTGACTGGGATGCTGAGAGTCATAGGGATGATGAAGATTATGCATCGGATCATGGTGCTGATGACATTGAGGATAGCCTCAATAGCCCGCTTATTTCTCGTCAAGCGACAAGCGTGGAGGGTAAGGAGATTGCTGCACCTCATGGAAGTATAATGGGTGGTGTGGGAAGAAGTAGCAGCATGCAGGGAGGGGAGGCAGTAAGCAGCATGGGCATTGGTGGGGGGTGGCAGTTAGCTTGGAAGTGGACTGAGAGAGAAGGTGCAGATGGGCAAAAGGAAGGCGGCTTCCAGCGTATTTACTTGCATGAGGAGGGCGTGTCAGGTGATCGGAGGGGCTCTATATTGTCTATGCCAGGAGGTGATATTCCTCCTGGTGGTGAGTATATCCAGGCAGCCGCTCTAGTGAGCCAACCTGCTCTTTATTCGAAGGACCTGATAGAGCAGCAGCTTGCTGGTCCTGCCATGGTACATCCATCTGAGGCAGTTGCCAAGGGTACAAAGTGGGCAGAACTATTTGAACCTGGAGTGAAGCATGCACTGTTCGTTGGCATAGGATTACAGATCCTGCAGCAG TTTGCGGGTATCAATGGAGTCCTCTACTACACACCTCAGATACTTGAGCAAGCAGGTGTCGGGGTTCTTCTATCAAACATTGGACTAAGCTCTTCCTCTGCATCTATTCTTATTAGTGCCTTGACAACCTTGCTGATGCTTCCCAGCATTGGCATCGCCATGAGACTCATGGATATGTCAGGAAGAAG GTTTCTTCTCCTTTCGACAATCCCTGTCTTGATAGTAGCACTAGCTGTCTTGGTTTTGGTGAATGTTCTGGATGTTGGAACCATGGTGCACGCCGCGCTCTCAACGATCAGCGTCATCATCTATTTCTGCTTCTTCGTCATGGGGTTTGGGCCTATCCCAAATATTCTCTGCGCGGAGATTTTCCCCACCTCTGTCCGTGGCATCTGCATAGCCATCTGCGCGCTAACCTTCTGGATCGGCGACATCATCGTGACATACACTCTCCCCGTGATGCTCAACGCCATCGGTCTCGCTGGAGTCTTCGGCATATATGCCATCGTTTGCATACTAGCCTTTGTATTCGTCTACATGAAGGTCCCTGAGACAAAGGGCATGCCCCTGGAGGTCATCACCGAGTTCTTCTCTGTCGGGGCAAAGCAGGGCAAGGAAGCCACGGACTAG